The genome window GTTGGTGAAGTCGATGttcagcagcctggggaggggaacccctgctcccagcacaccTGCGGGTCACAAGCCAGCCCGGCTCAGCCccagaggagggggggggggtccctgccgAGCTTCTGCCCGGGGCTTGGTCCCCAGCTCCATCCTCCCTGTGTGCAAACCCCTCCCTCCACGAGTGCAAGGCTCTCCGGAAAGGCTTTGTGTCATGGGACTTAGCGCGTCGGCAAAACTTATTGTCATTTTCTCCTGCCCGTGTAAGCAAAAGCGGCAAGCAGCAAGCAGCCCCgcgggggggctgcggggccccTGCTTCGTGATATGCGGGTTCGCCTCCCGGCAAAATGTTGCCATCTGAAATGAGCCCCCCCATCAGTGCAGGTCAGTCCCACTGGCTCCCATCCTATACAGCAAGGTAAGTTATACCTGCATGAGCTTGTCATATAGTGTACAGTCTGGCACTCATCAATACTTGGATAAGGCATAACAGCTTCCTTACTGTTCATTGCAGGCAGGAAGGCAACATCGAAAATCTGGCCAACGAGCATCTCCAGGCGCGAGACCTGCAACAGGGAGGGGGGTCGCTTAGTGCCATCAATGGTCCTGGTCCTGTGGTCAGCCTGGCCTCACCCTGTCCTCGGGCACATGGGGATGCTCCGCTCACACCAGCTAAACCCAACCTGAACCCTTGGTGCTCCAGCTCCACACCCGTCTAATGCAAACTCCCAATTCCATAGAAATTGGACTTTAAGCATTCTATGGTCAATTTTTAGTCCCTGGCTAATGCCATTCCACAGGCCCCTTTCCACTGGCATTAAAGCTGCCTGCAGTAACCACCTCTGGAAACCAAATGTGCTCTATCTGCAGGTATCTTGCAACAGGGGAGCCCAGGATTCCTCCCAACTTTTGCCGTCATTCCCTACGAGGCATGGGGATAAGCTTCCCCAGGTGCATCCCAAGGGGACATTGTGGACACGTGCGGGCTGTCCTGCGGTTCACCGAGGACCCAAGACCTCTCCCTCTCAGTGaggattttttctgaaaattgctCATGGATcatccatggaaaaaaaatccatctccaGAGGTGAAAGAAAGGTGCTCTTCAAAATACAACACAACTGTTACACCGTAATTGGCCCTTATTTCTCCTGAGCCAATATCTATCAGCACATTGCTTTCTGCAGTGGATTTCATATGTTGCTGAGGCTGCTCGTGTTCTTACATCAAAACCACCAATGGACGAAGACACCAAGGAGAGATCAGCcctgcaggaggaagcagaggtgAGTGAAATCCAAGCGGTTCCTCTAATGACCCAGTCCTCTCGATGCCCTCGTTGTTGCACAGCCCAGGAGGTCCCACATCCATGGCCACCCCTGGCCACCCCCCCAGATGAAGACCAGGGTCCTACTTCTCCAGGCTGACGCCGATCTTCAGTTTGTTGTCCTCAACTGAAAACCAAGCCAGCAAGGAGGTGTCCTGCGGTCAGACAGAGAGGTCAGGGCAGGGGTGGCTCCTTCAGCCCTTGCCCAGCCCTTGCCCAGCCACATCACGTCGGGTGAAGGTCCCATCTACCGGCACCCCCACGCCTGCCATGCTGGGAGGGGGGAACCGCAGGAGGAATTTCTGCACAGGCTGTTCCTTCATACATACGATATTCAGAAGGCAGAGAGACTTCTGGACATCATCTGGGTGGATTACCACCACCTCTGCTGTAGCTGTGAGCTGGATCacacctttgtttttctttaaggtcACCACCGGTGCTTCAGGGACTGCaattttcagcagcagttcaCGTGACTCAGGGTATGCCTTGAAAATCTGTCAACACCCAAAAATGGAAAGTTTCTGGTGGCTGTAACCAGGAACCACAGTGCAGGCTGCCTACTCCGGCAGCATTTGCACAGTGCTGCTCTCAGGGGGCACATCTGGTGCTGAATTGCTCCAGCCCAACGAGTCTGTATCTCAACTAGCTGAAGTGAAGTCAAGCTAGCGGTGAGCTCAGCCCCGTGGATGCCCTGAGTCCCGCTGAGAGCATCCTCGTcctggctggaggagcacaGACAGCCCCGCATCCAGGGAGACCTCCTCCACCTCTGGACGCTGCTCCTCTGACCGGGTTCCTTGCAGTGCAAGGGGGAACCAGGACTCACCGCAGGAACCAGGGCTCCAAGGGTCGAGGTCGTTAGCGGCGGGAGCTCAGGAAACTGtgacagagaagagagaaatgctGCCTCTGTGTGTGGTGGTTTTCAGCAGAATCTGCTTTCACCGGTAATGAGCCTTTTACCACATGGTCTCTCACTCACATTTTTTCACCTAAGATAGCAGAGACCCCGATAGACGGTACAGAGGTGCTAAAGCATCGCATGGTGGGACCAGCCTGCACACTGTGCGGCCGACAGCCCCGAGTCCTTCCAAACCCAGAGGCAGGCAGTGCTCCCCACTCACCATGCCGGTGGAGACGTCCAGGTCCAGGGCACCCTCCTTCTGCAGGACAGAGAGCACCGAGCCAAGGAAGTTCGCAGAAAGGCCCAGCTGTGAGGAGCTGGTGTCTGCCATGGGTGGCAGGGGTGGCATGGGGACCCGTGGTGGTGTGGGGACAGTTTCTGGCTTTCCCAGCGGATAGTCCACCAAGCCTCCTGCCGCTCTCCCGACGACAGTCTGGAGTTACAGGGGAAGGAAGCGCAGGCCAAAATGTTTGCAATATTTGCCTTTATGGTTAACTTCATGTTCCTTCAGTGTGAAATCGCTGCACGCACGACCACGCCAAGTCAGGCCCCGTGACACTTCCTTCTCCAGAAGTTCATGAAATGCAAACCCCGCTGCACTCTCCCGTGACGgtggcagcagcaagagcagggcaCCGAGCCGGGACCTCCCAGAACTTTCCACAGCCTCCTTGGAGCCTACTGCTCAGGTGTAGGTGGCCCAAGGAGACCTTCCCAAACCCAAGTGAAATATCCCAACCCTGGTACATAGACGGAAGGAGAAGATGCAGGACTTACGTTCAGGTCTACCTCAAGGAACTGGCCGGTTACCAGGGGAAGGCTGGACACGGTGTACTGGATACTGCCCAGCAAACCCAGGGGCACCAGtgctggggggagaggaagggagtCAGCGATTCCATGCTGGGCTCGGGTGCAAATaccccctcccctgcccggcagctctttttcttccagaagagcCCTGGCTTGCAGGTGGACTCAGGGCAGCCACTTGGCCCCGGCTCCGAGCGCTCTGTGCTGAGCGGTAATGCTGCAGGAGACGAGCAGTGCATGCCACTGCTGCAAATGTGGGGGGACAGCTCACAGCTCCCATCGATGCCACCTTTATGCACCCAGGGGTCTTTCTGTCCATCATTAGAGACAGGGAAACGTGAGACGTGGGGAGAGGACCGCATCCCGCAGTGTGCTGGGGCActgctccctggctgctgcccgGGGGTGATGCGGTCTGGGCAGGGAGCTGCCGGGGGTCCCCGCTCCCAGTATGGGGCagacctggggtctgcagggtgaAGTGGGGGGGGTCACTGTTCCCACCTGGGGTCCAGCAGCGGAGGGGAAAGCGTCACAGTCCTCACGCAGGCAGAGCGGAGGTGACACGAGGGGCAAGGTGTGGGACCCACCAAGTACTTACAGTTCACAAGACCCAGCTGGTCGTTGACGAGTCCCAGGGCGATGTCGACCACCGGGCAGAGCTGCAAGAGTCAGGGAAGGACAGTGGGTAACCTGCGTTCAGAGCCAGACAAGGACACGCAGCCCAGCTCGGCTCTGCCTCGCTTTCCCTGGGGATGGGAGCTCCGGGCGCGTGGGATGGCAGTCCCCGCCGGTCACTCCATGgtgctgctgaggctgcacCAGCTCTGGATCTGGCCCTGGGCACCTTGCCCATCATCAGAGAAGCACGGTTAGGACTGGGTCCCAGGAGCCCATGTGGGATGGCTGGACAGACCCTGGCTTTCAGGAAGAAGGAGAGATTCAATTAGCCCATAACACAGTCCAGAGCATCATTAGAAACTCCCAGGCACTTGGGCAGACCTGCATCGGGCTTGCTGATTTTGCAtttgggaggagggagcagcttCTCCCAAGCAGGTGGAGACATGGCATGTGTCCCCTGCTAATCCCAAACTACTGAGTGGGCGGGTGGACGCAGCAGTGGTGCTCCTGGACACAAGCGATGCTGCGGGGAGCTGCACCGCAGCTTTTCAGACTCATCGCTCCTTTCCGGGATGGAGTTTTTCTTCCGACTTACCAGATTAGGAAGAAGTCTGTTCAGGACACTTGCCAATAAATTATCCACAATTGGGAGCAGgctgtggaaaaataaaggagcaccatgaaaaaaacctgctgcaaaGTAAATGGGTCTTGTTAAACAATTCCCTCTGAATAGTGTGGAGCGCAGACCTCCCGGAGCAAGGCAATTGCAACAACAAAGTGAATTGTGTATGCTTGGATTTTGCATGAGATAAGTGTAATTTGCATCCCAAAATAGCCAGTGGGAAATTTAGTGCTGCCTTTTATCTACTAGTGTATAGTCTCCTTAAATGAGCAGAAACAACCTCAGCCCAAGTGGTTTCTATGATTTACATACCACGTACTTATGTCTCAGAAGACCCCGTGCAATGTCAGTTAAATTGACCTGTGAATGTGGCACGTGGGACAGAAATGTCCCTCCAGGACCGCTGTGGGGTCGTGCAGCCCTCTGGGACAACATGTTCATTTACTGCGGCTGCATGAGGGGCACGCAGGGACCACCACTGCCAGAAGCCCTTTGGTCAGCCCCGTGCCATGGCCGGTGAGTGACTGTCACCTGCAGGGACAGCGGCTGCCAGTGTCACGGTCACCCACGGGATTGAGACATGCAATGGGGAAATGCCCTCGTGCGTTTGCCGTTTTGCGGGTGCGGGCTGGGGCCAGCAAAGCCCGATGTTGTGGTGGCTCACGCCGGCAGAGAAGGAAACCTCCATCACTCACCCTCTCAGGAGTCTGACTTTAATGCCACCAAGGAGGGTATTGCATCTTTCTGTCACCAGTTTGGGGTAGCCCGTGCCATCCATGGTTAGCCTGACCCTTGATGTGATGTTGACTTCCACTGCGATGTCGAGCAAACCCAGGAGGCTGTGCAAGGGGAAGGGAGCAACCTTCAGAGGAGCAGCCTCTCTTCCCGGAGAACAGGAGCAGTGTCCCCCCCCCGGAGACACCCCTCGTGGCAGTGCTTCCAGCGAGCCCGGGTCACGGCTGgcactgccaccagcagcaccagcaccagcccGACCTACCTCTTGGCGTTAAGGGCCAGCCGGGTGTAGAGGTTGAGGTGGACGCCGATGCCAGGCAGGAGCCGCAGGGACACCCTGGGGACCGTCAGCTCCACGATCCTCAGCCTGCAGGGACAGCGAGGGGACACCACGAGTGGGCTCTGAGCCCagcacccccccacccaggctCTACCGCTCGCACAAACCCACTGCTCAAGGGGTGGGCGAGTCAGAGGCAGTTTAGACCAGAAATGGCAGAAGACACCAAGTTTTCTcagttattttcctgttttagttattttccagttttatcaGAAGCTTTGCTCCAGTTGCCTTATTATTGCTTGTGCTTCTGCTTGGTGCTAGGCTTTAAATAAGAGTTAAAATGGGATGGCTGCAAACAAGTGAGCATAGGCAGCGGTGGCACTGGCTGCCCAGGGCTGATGCGTGGTCCGAGGCACCCTCTAGGGGCAAGCGCCTTTCAACTACCGGTTCCTTTACCTTCCCTTGTGTAGTTCAAGAGGCTCTTTTGCAGCCAGCGATGCAAACCTGGCAGGGCTTCCAGGCAGCATTTATCTTAAAGCATCAGCTCCAGACCAGATCTGAGCATCTACTGAAGCATCACCATTGCCCCCGCCAAACAGCACTGAGGTTGCCCCCCCTGCAAGGAGACCAGACGGTGCTGTCCTTACCCAGTGAGTCCCTGGACGGTGCTGAGCAAGCCGCCTTCGCCAAGGACGCCGAGCAGGCCACCGCCTCCCAGCAGCCCTCCGTTGCCCAGAAGCCCTCCTCTGCCAAGAACACCACCGGGGCCACGGAGGATCCCTGCCGTGCCGAGGAGACCTCCGTCGCCGAGCAGACCTCCTTGTCCCAGTGCTCCTCCAGCAACCCCCGCAGGGATGCCATCCCTGGGGACATCGCCACCAGCTGCCGGCCAGCCTCTGGGAGAGTTTTTGGGCTCCCCCCCGTAAGCGCCTCCACCACCCCCTCCACCCAGCGAGTCACCGCCAGCATCGCCCCCTCCACCAAGCAGACCACCAGTcagcccccccagcagccctccACCACCGCCGCCCAGCAAACCACCAGTAATACCACCAAGcagaccaccaccaccaagcAGACCACCACCAAGGAGACCTCCTCCGAGGCCACCCAACAGGTCTCCACTTCCATCTGTGCCGGCACGTCCGCTCCCAAGCGGCACCTCTCCGAAGGCGCCTTGGAGGGCATTGCCTTGCCTGAGTGATCCTGTAAGAGCTGGAAACATCACCCGCCATCAGCTTGTgtggcagagctgcctcccCGGCCACCACTTCAGCCTTCAAGTGGGGAccggcaggcagctgccagccctctGCCCACACCATTACTCGTTGTGCTCTTCAAGCATGGGTTATCGAGGGGTTTGTGCTCTCCATTACCATTGCTGCCTATCCCAGTCCCTAACTATCCCCTGTCAGTTTTCCCAAGTAACAGAAAGGGCTTTGGGATCTAGGACAGGAGGCACCTTGTTAAGACCTGTATAAAGCAGCTCGTGGGAATTTGCCTGCAGCCGCACCAGGTAAGGCAGCAAATGGTGTGGCAGAGGCGCAGGGCTTGGGCACTGACAAATCCTAAATGTGAGATAACTGAGGTGCTGTGTGGCTCACACCTCCTGAGCAGTGCAGGCTCCCGGGAGGAGCAATCCCCCACATGAGCAATGTCTCTCTCCTTTTAGGAGCCTGGCCAGttgaaattttaattacataaaaaaatGACTCCGGGTTCAGTTTGGAGGGGAAGGTTGGCATGCGAGCCTCATGCTCTTCCATGTGCAATTCCCTTCCCTTCCGCGGCTGATCGGGCTGTGCTGGTACAAGGGCATCAACCCCCAAGGATCACTGTTGGTTCCTGTTTCCCAGGATCCCGCTACAAGGAGGCAGAGTGACTCACCATCGCTTAAAACACCTTTACTGAGCCTGAGGATGGCATCTTTCGGCTGGCTTAGTGATGGGGTCAGCAGGGCATACAAGAGGGTGATGCCCAGAACCGGTGGCATGGTGTCTTCTgctcagctgggagagctgtgggtgctggcaggacctggggaagaacaacaggaaaagagTGGGAATAGGCTGGGCAAACCCCTGGAGATGAAGGGGAGTCAGATATTTCGAGCTGGGTGAAAATTTTTCAGTGACTAGAAAACATGAGCTTTAGGAGGACCAAAACAGTTCACGAGTTAGAGCGACATTCGGCAAATAGATCTGGACACACACAAAGAGGAGGGTGTCCGTACGCACATCCTCAGGGAATTTTTCAAGCCAGCTCCTGCACAATCCCAGCACCTGTTTGCTTATTCCTATTTATGGGCACCCAGGGCAACCTGCTCCTTTCCATCCCCGGTCACCATGACATAATTTTAAACTTACGGTATGAAGTCATTACTCATAACTTATAGACTACACTGAGCTCCCCTCGCTAATAACCACCCTGTGAGTAGGTATGCAAATTAATGTTGCAATTATACAAGCAACTCACATTTggaataaagcttttctttttaaaatggaatgtTATAACCTTATAACagtaaaaatagtaataacaaCCTTGAAAGGGTATTGCAACACAAAAATTccctaaattttttttgtcaaatgaGTAAGGTTTTTAATTCAGAGAAGGGTTTTCATTTTACTATAACAACCTTCTTGCCTGATTTTTCAGGCTAGtcactaaaaataaaccagaatgACATACCTGCATTTCTACCATTATAGGTATTATTCCCATGCTTTTTTCTTGCTCACCAGAGTACATTGTAAGGCTTGTAGGTAAAATGGTGGCTCTGTCCCCCAAGCTTACAACACCCCATACCACTATTTTGACCATCTTTCTTTACCTGGCCTTATCCTGAATTTCAAAGCCTGGCTTTGGTCTGCAGTGCTCAGCTCTTGGTcaaggggagaccttacagtGGTCCATAGGCACCTCTGCTTTAACATGTAGGAACAGTGGGTCCTTATATAGCAAAGCTGATGCAGAAAAATTGGAAAGATGCCTAAATTGTAAAAGCTGGGATAGTGGATTGAGTGTATAAAGTAGCATTTGTGGTTTTAATATATTCCAATATAAATAAAGATTTGTAAAACAGGGAAAAGCATTGAGCAACAGGTTATTGGATACCCAGTTACCGGGCAGTGCTGTTACCCAAGAGCCCAGAGctaaagcaaaggagaaggagcCCGAGACTCTGCGGGCTGCAGAACATGAGGCTGCTGCTGACCCTGAAAGAGCCGTGCTGGAAAATCAGCTTATTCCAGACAAATCCCCGCTAACACTTGCACACAAGCTGTCACACACAAATTACCGTAGCAGAGTAATTTTTCAAGTTTCCAACAAGCATGTGGGGAGGCTCCAGAAAAGCACCAGGAgatttttatctcctttaaCGCTTGACCCGAGAAGCGGTTTCTGAGGATCATCCCACCCGTCCTGGCAGCCGCCAACCGCTTCCCGGCAGACGGTATTTCCTCAGCCTCAGAAGAGCCCCTGTGCGGAGGGACATGCCGCTCCGCGTCAGCTCCAGACCATAAGGGCGCTTTTGTCCTGGTGTTCTCAACACTTAATACCTTTGAGAGATAAAACGTGTTGCTAACAACCTGGTGCATCTTACACAATAAGGGGATAATATGCTCCTGAACAAAGCAGTACGAAGGTGTAAGCTCAGTTTATCTGTGCCTGGCTCCGTACAGAGCCTTGCACAACAACCACCGCCGGGCTCCACGTGGGACATGCTGCAGATGAGCCTCCAGCAAGGAGCTGCTCCGCCTGTGACAAGGGCTTCAAATGAGTCGGAAATATCAGCAAGCGCCTTGCTAAATCTGCACTGGTTTTGCATTGCGAGCACCTCCTCTGCCCCCATCAGGCTGGCAACGAGCAGCACCCAGCCGGGCAAGGGATGGGCTGTGGCAGGGCACCCATGTGCACCAAACCCCTGCTCCCATGTGAGCTGCTGTTTCACACCTTATGGCACAGGCTGAGCTTCAAAAACACTTTCTGTAACGTACCGGCTTGTTCGCTATAGGTACAGCCTCCTCTTCAAGCTGCGCTGCCTGTCTGTGGGCCATATGGCACAGGGGCACAGTGGAGACAAATGGATGCTGGCAGCCAGAAACCCATATCAAATAAATATTAAGAGAGGGAAATACTGAGGCAGTGAATGATTTTATTGAAAGAGCAATACGAAAGCAACCTTTATGCTTAAGAAAGAGCTCTGCTTCCCGACTACGGATGTTAAAAGTGGCCACAgaacccccccccaacacccacCAGCTAGGCAGCTTTCCCTACCCCGATGCCAGGCTACACCAGGACCAGCCGACCAGAGACCCTCGGGCCACGGCAGTAACACAGGGTGTTGCTCAAGGGAAAATGAAGATGGAGACAGCAGAGATGAGCAGGGCTCTGGGGCTCACGGTGCATTGCCTGCCTCAGACAGTGAGCAGTGTCGAGGGTCCTCCCGAGCAGGATCTTTTGAGACTGGTCTGGTTGAGAGAGTCATCTgcctgggagaagcagcacaaaaaCTATTCGGTTTTCTCATACAGACTTTCACCAGCTTTTCCCTGTATCCCAGGTGAGGTTTTCCTGTGGGTCCACACCAGCAGAGGGACCTCCTGGAAACCAGGAGAAGCCCATGGGAAATGGGACTGGCCAGAGCGGTGCGGGGCTTTGGGCTCCGCAGGTCCCTGCCCCGGGGTGGGCGCAGCCCCCGCTCCCTGGGAAGGCATCACTGCGGCAAATGCGATCCTTACGTCGGTGATGTCAACCTTGGCGTTCCTGAGGCTGGTGTTGAGAATGTTGGGCAGAGGGACTGACACACGCAAGGCATCTGCAAAAGCAAGTGAAAGCATCTCGTCACTGGGGGGGGAACCGAACGGAGGCAgtgagggaagggggagagccCCAGATCTGACTGAGTTTGAGAGAAGGGACCCAGACCCTGGCCATACCGTTAATGGCAGGTACGTATGCAGCTGCAAGGACTTGCTTGAGCCATCCTGCAAGCGGGGACACCTGCAGGGGAAGAAGACATGTGTCAGTACCAGTAGAAGAGAGCAACTAGTTATTGGGAGGAAAACAGCAATGTCAGGGTTATCAGCTAAGTTCTGTCACTGCAGGATGCTCAGAGCTATGAAACGCAAACGCTGGGAAGCTTCCTTCAGTGAAACTCTGCCAGGACTGAGGGTGGGGGGCTATAACAGGACATGGTCTTTGGGTAACTTCTTCTCAGTTATTCCTCCCCACTTTCCAGCACCCCCAGTGCGCTGCCAACAAGTGAACATATACATCCGAGTGTCACTGCTATAGGGCACAGGGGATCGACAGGGCAGACAACAATTGGCCTCTGCCAAGACAAGGAATGTGAAGACTGAAGAAGAATTGTCATTTTGGTTCTCCTTCCCTACACACAGTCTCTGGCCAACACATCGCTCGCTGCAGCACCTCGATCCAAAGCAGCGTGCACTTACACTGAGAGGGTCGAGTCTCAGGGGTGCCCGTGTCAGGTTGATGCtacaaaagataaaaacaagGCAGAGTCAGGGTGCATTGGGTGCAGCCCTCCTCCAGCTTCCAAATGCTGCTCAGACCCCTTCACGGTCTGGAATTTGTCTCACCCACATAAGGATACAAGGATTTTGAAAATAGGGCAACTTTTTTACAACTCTCTCATCACTTCAGACAGGCACTTGTTCTGAGgttggggctgggaggaggcaggaaagCTCCGGCAGCCCTTTACATCCCTACCACATCCACACCGCACTCCCCGATCACTGCCACCAGCCTCATCTTGTCGGGCTCCCGGGagcatccccaggcagagccccCCCTGCCCACAGCAACCACAGAGCTCGGCTCTACCTGTCAAGAGCCAGGGAGGTTTGCAGTTTGCCGTCGGAGACTGATGGGATGATGTTCAGAACGATGTCCTGAAATTGGAACAACGGCAGAAATGAGGTTATTTCCCTGTGTAGCTCccaagactgaaaagaaacccCAGAGTATTTGTAAATAACCCATTCTGAGAAAAAACACCTGCCTGAGCCTAGAAAGCGCTTTTTTTTGACGGATGGCATCATGTATTTCTCTCCCCAGGGTTCACCCTTcctgtctttattttgtattattccTTAAACATTTCGCTTGCACTTGTTACGAGCATTTTAAAAGGACGGGGCATCACCATTTTGAAGATGTAGTAAATTCAGAAGTACAAGTATGACATGGCTAAGGGCAGGACAAGCCGAGGGGATGCCAGAGAACAGCCAGACTCACCCCTTGCCCTGTTTCAGAGGTCTCATCCCCCGGGAGCCCACTCACCGTGTCAAGGGAGAAGAGAGGCTTCTGGGAGGACTGCAGGAGGGGACTGAAGACGTCGATGGAGGCTTTGAGGGTGGCAGTGGCTCTTCGGTCCCTCACGGCCACCACCGGCTTGTTGGCCACCCGCACGCGCAGCTCCAGCGGCAGTGAGCCAGGGAGGACCTTGGTGACCTGCACCGGGCAGGGGAAGGTCAGGGCAACGTGGGGGGGTCTTTGCGTGGCCAGGGTGGGCGTAGGGTTGGAGATCAATGCGCACGAAGGAGGTGGCTGACCTGGGGGATGAGCGGGAGGAGGGCAGACGTGGACAGCGAGATGCTATCGGGTACCTGCAGGAACGGCACCAGCGGTGTCGGCGGCCAGGAGGGTTTGTGCAAAGCCCACGCTGGGCTCGGCTGGACCCCACCGACAAATACAAGCACGCGGTGGCGAGTACCCTTGGGTCACCCAAGAGCCACCGGGACCCCGacccagccccggggaggggcGTCGTGACCCACCATCGAGTCGGTGATGCTGAGGCTGAAGGCCCCCTGCCCCTGGATGGGCTCCAGCAGGGTGCTGAGGGTGCGCTGGGAGAGCCTGAGCAGCGGCGGGTGGCCGGTGGCTAGTAACAGCGTGGCGGCGAGCGGCGGTCCCTGCGTGGAGGCCACCACGCCGCCTTCCACGTCCCCGACGAGGAGCTgcaggggacagagcaggggaGGGACGCTGGTGGGGCTCGTAGGGCTGTGGCCACGCTGGGCACCCTGCCCACCCGTGGACCTCGTGGAGAGGCTTCACGTGGGGCGAATCGACACTTCAATAAACCTGCGGCTGCTTCAGCCTGTTCTAGCACAGGCAACGGCTGCATCTGCTGCAGCTTTCCCTTTAAAACACTGTCACGTCTCCCAGTCGGAAAGACACATTGCCAATATTTTTGGCCTGATTGTGGTCCCTACCAATTACATACCAAACTTTTACAAACCACTTAGAAATGGAACCTGCTTGTGAATGGTGACCACTGCTCCTTTATGAAATTAAGCTTTTTTCTGATTAGCAACTGTGAGAGTGCTATAATTATGCTTAATTAAGCAGCCTCAAGCCAATCTGCCTCATGCTACCCTCAAGGATtagcaagtaaaaaaataagGTAGAGACCCAGTGATGGCATTAGCACAGCCATGGCCGGACCACACTCATCAGTACCTTCCAGTGAATGCTTTCCTGAAGACAGCTGGAATAAGACGAGCCTTCGACAAATAGCCACCACATTCAGATGAATTACCCAAACTCACTAAGTCCAAGGTCTTTGGGCCAGGGGAAGCGGTGGCACTTACATTTAGATCCAGCTGGATGGCGTCGCCGCTGATGATGGAAAAGGGGGGCAGATCTCCCAGAGCCCCGAGCGGGAACGCGGCTGTGGGACACAGGGAGGAAAGCCTTTAAGCTGCAATGAGAGGGGGATGCTCCCAAATCCCGTGGTCCCAAGAGATATCGGA of Aquila chrysaetos chrysaetos chromosome 3, bAquChr1.4, whole genome shotgun sequence contains these proteins:
- the LOC115339151 gene encoding BPI fold-containing family B member 4-like: MPPVLGITLLYALLTPSLSQPKDAILRLSKGVLSDALTGSLRQGNALQGAFGEVPLGSGRAGTDGSGDLLGGLGGGLLGGGLLGGGGLLGGITGGLLGGGGGGLLGGLTGGLLGGGGDAGGDSLGGGGGGGAYGGEPKNSPRGWPAAGGDVPRDGIPAGVAGGALGQGGLLGDGGLLGTAGILRGGLLGVLGEGGLLSTVQGLTGLRIVELTVPRVSLRLLPGIGVHLNLYTRLALNAKSLLGLLDIAVEVNITSRVRLTMDGTGYPKLVTERCNTLLGGIKVRLLRGLLPIVDNLLASVLNRLLPNLLCPVVDIALGLVNDQLGLVNSLVPLGLLGSIQYTVSSLPLVTGQFLEVDLNTVVGRAAGGLVDYPLGKPETVPTPPRVPMPPLPPMADTSSSQLGLSANFLGSVLSVLQKEGALDLDVSTGMFPELPPLTTSTLGALVPAIFKAYPESRELLLKIAVPEAPVVTLKKNKGVIQLTATAEVVVIHPDDVQKSLCLLNIDTSLLAWFSVEDNKLKIGVSLEKADLSLVSSSIGGFDVSRLEMLVGQIFDVAFLPAMNSVLGAGVPLPRLLNIDFTNADVDVIEDLIVLSA